The following are encoded together in the Poseidonibacter lekithochrous genome:
- a CDS encoding nickel/cobalt transporter, with amino-acid sequence MNFYDEFIKQIIQYQFQINSYISSTIRSINDENTLSASLLVLSIAFLYGLIHAAGPGHGKALVAFYFSTSKNAYSQAFSLGYLISIIHAISALVLTFGIYFILESMFRQNFNYYSKITMQISAAMIILVGFYIITSSYLSRKHKEQKLQKNKSKYALAFSAGVVPCPGVMTIVLFCIMLKQYLLGVLAAISMSIGMGFTISLVGILSISLNKKTNSFLENKSFILEILGGILILLLGTLLLYINY; translated from the coding sequence ATGAACTTTTATGATGAATTCATCAAACAAATAATCCAATATCAATTTCAAATAAACAGTTATATCTCATCAACAATAAGAAGTATAAATGACGAAAATACCTTATCAGCTTCCTTACTTGTTTTAAGTATAGCTTTTTTATATGGACTTATTCACGCAGCAGGACCAGGACATGGAAAAGCATTAGTTGCTTTTTATTTTTCAACTTCTAAAAATGCCTATTCTCAAGCCTTTTCTTTAGGTTATTTAATATCTATAATTCATGCTATTTCAGCACTTGTTTTAACATTTGGAATATATTTTATTTTAGAATCGATGTTTCGACAAAACTTTAATTACTATTCTAAAATAACTATGCAAATAAGTGCAGCTATGATTATACTAGTAGGATTTTATATAATTACATCTTCTTACCTCTCAAGAAAACACAAAGAACAAAAACTTCAAAAAAACAAAAGTAAATATGCACTTGCTTTTAGTGCAGGAGTAGTTCCCTGTCCTGGAGTTATGACTATTGTACTTTTTTGTATTATGTTAAAACAGTATTTATTAGGAGTATTAGCAGCTATTTCTATGAGTATTGGTATGGGGTTTACTATTTCTTTAGTAGGAATATTATCTATTTCTTTGAATAAAAAAACAAATAGTTTCCTAGAAAACAAGAGTTTTAT
- a CDS encoding DUF1007 family protein yields the protein MKYFITIFFIFLISTKAFAHPHTFIEVEPTIEIKDEKIKKFNIKWTLDEMTSMMLIMELDKNANGKFEKDENSYIYDSYFVSLEKQNFYMSVNSNKKELRIEPKIFKASIKDNRLIYSFDIQNNIDLKNLKIDFFDENLFVGMMIEKEYIKINGIKKEKQNKLKTTIFGVK from the coding sequence ATGAAATATTTCATCACAATATTTTTTATATTTTTAATAAGTACAAAAGCCTTTGCTCACCCTCATACTTTTATTGAAGTTGAACCAACAATTGAAATAAAAGATGAGAAAATAAAAAAATTCAATATCAAATGGACTCTGGATGAAATGACATCAATGATGTTAATTATGGAGCTTGATAAAAATGCAAATGGAAAGTTTGAAAAAGATGAAAATAGTTATATTTATGATAGTTATTTTGTCTCACTTGAAAAACAAAACTTTTACATGAGTGTTAACTCAAATAAAAAAGAACTAAGAATAGAACCTAAAATATTTAAAGCATCTATTAAAGACAATCGTCTAATTTATAGTTTTGATATTCAAAACAACATAGATTTAAAAAACTTGAAAATTGATTTTTTTGATGAAAATTTATTTGTAGGAATGATGATTGAAAAAGAGTATATAAAAATAAATGGAATAAAAAAAGAAAAACAAAATAAATTAAAAACAACTATCTTTGGAGTAAAATAA
- a CDS encoding P-II family nitrogen regulator — protein sequence MKKIEIIIESTYTNRLLELFKKNSITAYTLIKDIEGCGGHGLKSSDDITDVFSNNYIFTVCTQDKFFTIKDEIKSFIKKYGGKCIVSNAEIFI from the coding sequence ATGAAAAAAATAGAAATCATAATAGAATCAACATATACAAATAGATTACTTGAACTTTTTAAAAAGAATAGTATTACAGCATATACTCTTATAAAAGATATAGAAGGTTGTGGAGGGCATGGTCTTAAATCAAGTGACGATATTACTGATGTTTTCTCAAACAATTATATATTTACAGTTTGTACTCAAGATAAATTTTTTACTATAAAAGATGAAATAAAAAGCTTTATTAAAAAGTACGGTGGCAAATGTATTGTAAGTAATGCAGAGATTTTTATTTAG
- a CDS encoding sodium-dependent bicarbonate transport family permease, with protein sequence MSLDLVLQNILNPPILFFFLGMLAVFLKSDLTIPQPLPKLFSLYLLIAIGLHGGYELSKSGLSFDVLKALGLAVFMAILVPIYSYFILKTKLDTYNSVAIASTFGSISAVTFITGITYLQTINIEYGGYMVAAMTLMESPAIVIGLVFAAIFTKESSDEKTKWNEILKEAFLNPSVFLLMGALIIGMSTGQKGWHSMEPLFGTLFKGFLAFFLLDMGLVSARKIYELKKAGLFLISFALIMPVVNASIAIALASFFGLSKGDAFLLALLSGSASYIAVPAAMRLSVPQANPGLYLPLSLAVTFPFNITIGIPLYYYIINTFWS encoded by the coding sequence ATGAGTTTAGATTTAGTTTTACAAAATATTTTAAACCCACCTATATTATTCTTTTTCTTAGGAATGTTAGCTGTATTTTTAAAATCTGATTTAACTATACCACAACCCCTACCAAAACTATTTTCATTGTATTTACTTATTGCTATTGGTTTACATGGAGGATATGAGTTATCAAAAAGTGGGCTTAGTTTTGATGTTTTAAAAGCATTAGGGCTTGCTGTTTTTATGGCTATTTTAGTTCCTATTTATAGTTACTTTATACTAAAAACTAAACTTGATACCTATAATTCTGTAGCCATTGCTTCTACTTTTGGTTCAATTAGTGCAGTTACTTTTATCACGGGAATTACCTACTTACAAACTATAAATATAGAATATGGTGGATATATGGTTGCAGCTATGACTCTAATGGAATCACCTGCTATTGTAATAGGACTTGTATTTGCAGCAATATTTACAAAAGAATCAAGTGATGAAAAAACAAAATGGAATGAGATTTTAAAAGAAGCTTTTTTAAACCCTTCTGTTTTTCTACTTATGGGAGCACTTATTATTGGTATGAGTACAGGGCAGAAAGGTTGGCATTCAATGGAGCCACTTTTTGGTACATTATTCAAAGGGTTTTTAGCCTTTTTCCTTTTAGATATGGGATTAGTTTCAGCTAGGAAAATATATGAACTTAAAAAAGCAGGACTATTTTTAATAAGTTTTGCACTTATTATGCCAGTAGTTAACGCAAGTATTGCTATAGCTTTAGCTTCCTTTTTTGGACTTTCAAAAGGTGATGCATTTCTTTTAGCACTTTTAAGTGGTTCAGCCTCATATATAGCAGTTCCAGCTGCTATGCGATTATCAGTACCACAAGCTAATCCAGGGTTGTATTTACCTTTGAGTTTGGCAGTTACTTTTCCTTTTAATATCACGATAGGAATCCCTTTATATTATTACATCATAAACACATTTTGGAGTTAG
- the hisI gene encoding phosphoribosyl-AMP cyclohydrolase, giving the protein MNIDFKKSNGLVPVITQEHGTNEILMLGYMNQEALDLTVETKIVHYFSRSKNRIWKKGESSGHIQKLIDLKVDCDYDTILTTVEQIGGSACHTGAKSCFFRPYLEEVTKKEHTENI; this is encoded by the coding sequence ATGAATATTGATTTTAAAAAATCTAATGGTTTAGTTCCAGTTATTACACAAGAGCATGGAACAAACGAAATACTTATGCTTGGTTATATGAATCAAGAAGCTCTAGACCTAACTGTTGAAACAAAAATTGTTCACTACTTTTCAAGAAGTAAAAATAGAATATGGAAAAAAGGTGAAAGCAGTGGACATATACAAAAACTAATTGATTTAAAAGTAGACTGTGATTATGACACTATTCTTACTACAGTAGAACAAATTGGAGGCTCAGCATGTCATACTGGGGCTAAATCTTGTTTTTTTAGACCTTATTTAGAAGAAGTTACAAAAAAAGAACATACGGAAAATATTTAA
- the pyrC gene encoding dihydroorotase, which translates to MNSFIINSPLDMHLHLRDDDMLKLVGPFTSRHFSGALIMPNLLPPLTTKEALLAYKNRIKEACKDDEFEPYVTIFFQVDYSYEFLIDIKDEIIAVKLYPFGVTTNSETGVSSMDVEVLRPTLESMSKLGIPVCIHGETKGFVMDREKEFLPIYESLAINFPDLKIIMEHISSKESIELLKKYDNLYATLTVHHLMLTLDDVTGGMLNPHAFCKPIVKRPEDKKALQELALNAYPKVMFGSDSAPHRKETKECDDGAAGIFSSSIALQALTQLFDENGKLDNLNAFISLNAQKIYGLKPINKSIKLIKKDFVVPSQYSYKEERVVPLFAEQTLSWSINT; encoded by the coding sequence ATGAACAGTTTTATAATAAACTCACCACTTGATATGCATCTTCATTTAAGGGACGATGATATGCTAAAACTTGTAGGACCATTTACTTCAAGACATTTTTCAGGGGCACTTATAATGCCAAATTTACTTCCTCCTCTTACTACAAAAGAAGCTTTATTAGCATATAAAAATAGAATCAAAGAAGCATGTAAAGACGATGAGTTTGAGCCTTATGTAACAATATTTTTTCAAGTGGATTATTCTTATGAGTTTTTAATAGATATAAAAGATGAGATAATCGCAGTTAAGCTTTATCCATTTGGAGTAACTACAAATTCTGAGACTGGTGTATCATCTATGGATGTAGAAGTTTTAAGACCAACATTAGAATCAATGTCTAAACTTGGTATTCCTGTATGTATACATGGAGAAACAAAAGGTTTTGTAATGGATAGAGAAAAAGAATTTCTACCTATATATGAATCTTTGGCTATTAATTTTCCAGATTTAAAAATCATAATGGAACATATTTCAAGTAAAGAATCAATTGAATTACTTAAAAAATATGACAATCTTTATGCAACTCTTACTGTTCATCATTTGATGTTGACTTTAGATGATGTAACAGGTGGTATGCTAAATCCCCATGCATTTTGTAAACCAATAGTTAAAAGACCTGAGGATAAAAAAGCTTTACAAGAATTAGCTTTAAATGCATATCCTAAAGTAATGTTTGGTTCAGACTCTGCACCACATAGAAAAGAAACAAAAGAGTGTGATGATGGAGCTGCGGGAATATTCTCATCTTCTATTGCTTTACAAGCATTAACACAACTTTTTGATGAGAATGGAAAACTAGATAATTTAAATGCTTTTATAAGTTTAAATGCACAAAAAATCTATGGATTAAAACCTATTAATAAAAGTATAAAACTAATAAAAAAAGATTTTGTAGTTCCATCGCAATATTCTTACAAGGAAGAGAGAGTTGTTCCACTATTTGCAGAACAAACCTTATCATGGAGTATTAATACTTAG
- a CDS encoding response regulator transcription factor, with the protein MDNELLDYKVLFIEDDKEINQRVTARLKRYFKHVDSVFNAEDGYVLYLDKRPDIIFIDVNLPKMNGLNLLKKIREKDHNTKAVMLTAKSDIDTVLQSTSLKLTKYLIKPLNRKDLEETILLLKKEITDFKVINENNFHFSDNYFWNVEKSELKHNSNIVTLTPNENKLFQTFIKNINRILSYDDLSLELWNDFNEDKNEALKTTIKNLRKKIPKDLIQNEYGIGYKLIY; encoded by the coding sequence TTAGATTACAAAGTTCTATTCATAGAGGATGATAAAGAAATCAATCAAAGAGTCACAGCTAGACTTAAAAGATATTTTAAACATGTAGATTCAGTATTCAATGCAGAAGATGGATATGTTCTTTACCTAGATAAAAGACCTGATATTATATTTATTGATGTAAATCTTCCTAAAATGAATGGACTTAATCTATTAAAAAAGATAAGGGAAAAGGATCATAATACAAAAGCAGTAATGCTAACAGCAAAATCTGATATAGATACAGTATTACAATCAACTAGTTTAAAACTAACAAAATATCTTATAAAACCTCTTAATAGAAAAGATTTAGAAGAAACTATTTTACTTTTAAAAAAAGAGATAACTGACTTTAAAGTAATAAATGAGAATAATTTTCATTTCAGTGATAATTATTTTTGGAATGTAGAAAAAAGTGAGCTAAAGCACAATTCTAATATAGTGACTTTAACTCCAAATGAAAATAAACTATTTCAAACTTTTATAAAAAACATAAATAGAATCCTAAGCTATGATGATTTAAGTTTAGAACTTTGGAATGATTTTAATGAAGATAAAAATGAAGCATTAAAAACCACTATTAAAAACTTAAGAAAAAAAATACCAAAAGATCTTATTCAAAATGAATATGGAATTGGATACAAATTAATTTACTAA